ttaaaagctaaatgttgagttttaaaaatatataatttagtttagtttaaaatatcatttagttgacaaactaaatatttaacttttaaattatttatgtccTAACTAAGTGTTTAAGTGTAAACtaaatagtttgttttcaaactaaatattttttttctttgaaaataataatttttccaaataaaatatttagctttcaaattaaatatttagataggaaggtaaatatttaattctcaactaaatatttaaatctgtgctaaatatctagtttccaaactaaatgtttagttccaaattaagtttttttctagctaaatatttatttttttaaactaaatatgtagatcaaacataaatatttagttagtaagCAGGTATTTTGCCTGCTTGCTCAATAGTTAGCTTAGAAAATAAATCCTTGgatatttaattttgatatgttttgtttgataactaaatatttagctcagatttaaacatttagtcAGACACTAAATATATAacttactaaatatttaatttgtgaattaaatatttagtttgtaactcagatatttaaaaatgtacttctGGCAGAATATATTCCAAAAACATTGTAGAAACTGATCATCATTCATaatttctccttctgtttgctgattggttTGGTAGAAATCCATTCTGAGAAATCCatctcaatgggagaaatcgcAGACTGAACCTTGGAGGGAAATGAGAATCAAACTTGCTGGATTCTGGATTTTTCTCaacacttaaagctgcagcagcaaacatTTCATCCTGAATCTGACCAGGAAGCAAGTTGCCTTTAAATGCTTCATGGTTCTTCTATCTGACTGAAGACCAGTGGAAACAACCTGATCAAAAGCAGCAACAGTCGCATAATGATTACAGTAATGCTCTCTGTAAACGTTTCTGTAAAATCAATTTCTTTGATTCAAGAGTTTGAGCtgattttgaactttttccaaCCTTTTCTAGAGTCTGACACTCATCAGTCTGCAGTGTTTTCTCCTCGGTGTGGGAGTCTGACCCCCTGATACGGCGACGCAGAGAGGTCAACTGGTTTTAAAACGACCTTTAATGGGTTCCAGTGGTTCCAGTGGGAGGCTGCTGTGAGTTCTTGGAGTCGCTCCAAAGACGGGCATGCAGGGAACGCAGCAGCAGGTCTGGATCTGAACGCAGCCGAGCGATTGGCTGTGAGAAACGGCATGAATAAACAGATGCAGGCTGAATAAAGAACATCAATAATCCTCATTCACATTCCTGCTGGTCGGATCCGATCACCTTCCCTCTGCAGAACCTGCAAACATGTTCCTGAAGCTGACGGAGTCTGAGCTGATGGCAGAGAACAAATAagggaggagcagcaggaggaggtgtGTGTTTCAGATAATCACTGTTTCCTGCTAACATGTTGGTttatatcttagttcacttcaaataagagaaaaatactgacaagtaacttttccaagttttttataaaacatttctgagattaatctaaaaatttctgaattttattgtgatttaatatgatagaagagaaaatatttaataattgaggaagaaaagcaagaaacaaACTATCGTATTCTGACTTCATGTAAACTTTTTTGTTTGGCAGAAACTTATAAAATTTCCCTTTATAAAGTCTGATTCTCCAGcaggaggtggcagcatcatgctgtggggagacAGATGGAGCCAAATCCATCAACAGAGACCTCAGTCTGGGGTCAAGggtcaccttccagcaggagaACCAGCCTGAACACCCAGCTAGAGTtagaacggcctagtcaaagtccagagctacAGGAGTGTGGGTGTGGAATATTTAACCGTCCTCCGCTGAGAGGAGAGCTGCTGCGTCACGCTGCCATCCGCCGCGCGCATGCCGACACGCAcgcgcctcctcctcctcttcctcatttccGTGATCTGCTGGAGTTGAGTTGCGCgtgcagagcagagcagacgCAGGTCCGTTTCCACAGAGGGTTCAGATTCTGATCAGCACGAGCTTCGGGTCGGTTCGGGTCCATTCTCCCGCTGCTGCTCAGAGGCATGAGCCGAACCGGACCCGCTCCAGCTGCAGCCTGCAGAACCGGCTCTCTCTCCtgctgatgaagatgatgaaggtCCCGCTCCACGCGCTCCGGCGGCCCCGCGCGCAGCTCTAAGATGACACCGGGACTCGGAGCGCGGATCCACACCAACCCGGGGTAACACGACACAGACACGACAGGAAACGGAAAGTTCGGGTCCAGAGAGACGGAGAGGGAGAGTCCGGGCGCAGAGCGCGCAGCGGCGGGGAGAGGAGAGGTAACCGAGCCCTGCGGGGCGCTGCGGGGAATCCCGCATCCCGCTTCAACTCTCATCAGGAAACTGTTTCATCCCAAATGTCAAACATcgactttgttttttaacagaagCTGAACTTTGTCTCGTCCCTGCAGGTCCAGTGATGCTGCTGCCGCGGACCTCCGTCCGGTCCGcgctcctcatcctcctcctcctcttcatcctgctGCAGACGCCGGGACGCTGCCACGCGGCCGCCCGGCACCGGGGCTCCGCTCCCCGGGCTGAGGCGCGCAGGGGCCTCCACAGCCCGGCGCAGCTGTCCGACCGGTACCGGAGCGGCCCGGTGGGCTTCAGCGGGCACGAAGCGGCGAGTGCGAAACGGCCGAGCCGGTCGAACCACGGTGAGTCCAGACAGCGCCGGGTCTCTGGTCAGAACCAGAATAATTAAACAGCAGATATAAAAAGTTTAGTTTCTTCTCCATTTCACTCTTTACTTCGCccgcagcataatgctgccaccaccctgCTTCAAACAGGTCAGcctttgtctcatctgaccatCAAAAGGAGTTTTTCAGCAGAGCTGCTCTGTTGACGGGATGCTGAGGTTTAGTTTGTTTCACTGCAGACAGTGAAACAAACTaaaccttttttagttttttagtttcTGACAGCAGAAACCTAGAAAGTTTTTATTGGTGAGTCCAAACCAGACCAGTAAAACTTTAGAGTGTCCAGAACTCTAACTTGttaatttagattaattaattactctGTTCCGgccggaacctttgtatttgcaTGTTTCTGGTACGCTTGTAAATGTGACACACAAGCTACATCCGCTAACAACATGGCGGACGAAGAGGTAGTTTTCTGTCCACTGAGGATgaaattttttcttcaaaacattctgattggatgctggaaaagattgttgtgttcaagttgtgctaaaaggagttagctcATCAGCTAGGCTAAAggctaaaatagcatctcaatgctaaacatgatGCTAGTGCTATATGTCAGCGcctacatttaaaaatttgtcATTTCTGATGATTGAAGAACCTaaataacaatttaaaacaataaatagtttttgttgaACTCGTCTGTTTAttgatttaataatttagcaTCAAAAATGGTTTTGGAATCAAAATATTGCTAATTTGTCGAGATAGTTTTagatcaaaatgtaataattgtaTTGAATTAATTACAGACTTTGCAATCAactcaaaacaattttttcaaatttttttcctcattatatataattttccccagcagggggcgctgctaCATTCAAACCCGTTTCTTTCCATCTTAGAGGGGAGATTTgattcttgttctgtttttttccaaagtgtGAACACATCTATATCTATATTCTACAAACAGATGAAGATCTACTTTATTTCAGCTCTTTATCGGGTTTAATCAGTAATTATCATGTATTGATTATCGGCTGCAGTGAACAGCTGCGGTTCAGGGTGTGGCGGCTGCCGCCTCTGTCCAGGGTGCTGATCGCCGCTCAGCTCGTTCAGCTGCTCGGGGTCGTGACCCGGTGCAGGTCGTGGACTGGGCCGACCCGCGGCGCCGGGCTGAGCGGAGCCTCGTGGAAACAGCCGCCGCATCACAAGGTTCCCTTCAGGACGCTTCCTGTCGCTCTAACTTTTCTCCCACATTTTTCTCTAACcagcagtttgttttacagttcaGCCGTTCTACTGTAAGCTCTTTGTTTCACAACGAAGGCTTTATGCTGTTTCAGTAAATCTCTAATAATTTGAATTATTGACTCTGAACTCTGGAGAAtttcagaaccagcagctgcttGTGTTTCCAGCAGGGTCTTCATAAATGCTCCTGACTGAAGTCACTCTGTCAGATTCAGgattaatgtgtttaaaatgtcagattgaAGTTGAAACAAattcatctgtttgtttctcaGAAGGTCGCCTCAGCGATCAGAAGCACAAGGACAAGTTCATCACACACATGACAGGTACGAACGTTGCCTAGCAACACTGTTTCAGAGAAATGATGTGTTTTACTCTGAAACTGAACTCACACAGGAAGTGTTTAGGTTTTCCTCCTGAGGATGAAACTTTCTGCTGCCTCAACCAAACAAGTTATTTATGCCTCAACCTACTGCAGTATTTTTATCGCTATAAGACTAATAATACttagtcatttattttaattagtaaatatCAGCAGCATTTGTCCTGGTGGTATTGGACCCACATCCCTTCCTCCCGTCACGCGCTGCGTCTGATCACCCGCCTCGCTTCGCCTCGGGCGCCGATGGAGCTGCTTCTCTTTTCTCCATGGCTGTTCCAACACAGCGCCCCAAACattattgataattattgattagttttttattttaaatatctgaaatactcaAAAACTGGTggtgacattttctgttttatcttttagtttaatcagttaagaggagaaaactgaaactgctgctgcgtcaggtactcagcaggttgttgctaggtaaccaaagagtgagagttaattgttgctaggtaaccagtcAGTGAGTTAGTTGGTCCCGCTCACCTTCAGCTCATCGTGAGAGGTTGAGCGGCTACAGCcttttctctacatctcccagaatgctgtgcggttctggatttgagttcagtgaata
The genomic region above belongs to Xiphophorus maculatus strain JP 163 A chromosome 24, X_maculatus-5.0-male, whole genome shotgun sequence and contains:
- the alkal2 gene encoding ALK and LTK ligand 2 isoform X2, with the translated sequence MLLPRTSVRSALLILLLLFILLQTPGRCHAAARHRGSAPRAEARRGLHSPAQLSDRYRSGPVGFSGHEAASAKRPSRSNHGRLSDQKHKDKFITHMTGPLYFKPQCRKQFHRLYNHTRDCTVPAFYKRCARLLTQLAKSPRCAER
- the alkal2 gene encoding ALK and LTK ligand 2 isoform X1, with amino-acid sequence MLLPRTSVRSALLILLLLFILLQTPGRCHAAARHRGSAPRAEARRGLHSPAQLSDRYRSGPVGFSGHEAASAKRPSRSNHEGRLSDQKHKDKFITHMTGPLYFKPQCRKQFHRLYNHTRDCTVPAFYKRCARLLTQLAKSPRCAER